One window of Sphingobacteriales bacterium genomic DNA carries:
- a CDS encoding isoprenylcysteine carboxylmethyltransferase family protein has translation MVSFLRIFLPVFFLFYFGMTFVVKSLMTAKTIGKNPIVLPNDDSAYGLIGFYFRLTMLLLLGYVLVFAFIPSIYSYFLPISELERDWVKLVGIGLLILSFGWVVIAQYQMRQSWRIGIDTEHKTELITTGLFSVSRNPIFLGMIFSLFGLFLATPNALTALILVMGYVLIQIQIRLEEEFLSNQHGETYRQYKLKVRRLI, from the coding sequence ATGGTATCCTTTCTAAGAATATTTCTTCCGGTTTTTTTCCTGTTTTATTTCGGGATGACCTTTGTCGTAAAAAGTCTAATGACCGCAAAGACAATAGGAAAAAACCCGATTGTTTTACCAAATGACGATTCTGCCTATGGGTTAATTGGATTTTATTTTCGGTTAACTATGCTTTTGTTGTTAGGATATGTGCTAGTTTTTGCCTTTATCCCCTCAATCTATTCTTACTTCTTACCTATATCTGAATTGGAAAGAGATTGGGTTAAATTAGTGGGAATAGGGTTGTTGATTTTATCTTTTGGATGGGTAGTCATTGCTCAGTATCAAATGAGACAATCCTGGCGGATAGGTATAGACACTGAACACAAAACAGAGCTCATCACTACCGGTTTGTTTTCTGTTTCCCGAAATCCAATTTTTTTGGGTATGATATTTAGTTTATTTGGTCTTTTTTTGGCTACCCCGAATGCTTTAACTGCACTCATTTTAGTGATGGGTTACGTATTAATTCAAATACAAATCCGGTTGGAAGAAGAATTTTTATCCAATCAACATGGAGAAACATATAGACAATATAAGCTAAAAGTCAGGCGGTTAATTTAA